The sequence below is a genomic window from Clostridia bacterium.
CCAGGTTATTGACCAATACCGCGGGCAGCCTAGCGGTTTAATCCAGGTGTTGCACCAAGCCCAAGAGTTGTTTGGGTATCTTCCCTACGAAGTTCAGGAGCGGGTGGCGGAAGGGCTGGGCGTACCCCTTAGTGAGGTTTATGGGGTTACCACCTTTTATACTTTCTTCTCCCTCTATCCAAAGGGAAGGCACCAACTCAAGGTCTGCAAAGGTACTGCCTGTTATGTGCGCGGGGCCAACAACGTCATTGATCGCTTAGAAAAGGAATTGGGCATTAAACCTGGCGAGACCACCGAAGACCGCCGGTTCTCTTTGGAGGTGGTGCGGTGTCTGGGAGCATGTGGCCTAGGGCCGGTAATGATGGTAGATGAGGACGTGCATGCCCGGCTGAAACCCGATAAACTGCCCCAGATCCTGAGTCGGTACGAATAAAGGGGAAATAAGGAACTGAGGAGCGCCAATGCGCGAGCTTTCGCTTCACATTCTTGATTTGGTGGAGAATTCTTTAGAGGCTGGGGCTACCCAGGTGGAGATTGAAATTAGGGAAGACCTCAAGCAGGACCTCTTTTGCTTCCGAGTCCGGGACAACGGTCGCGGTATGGACGAGGATACCCTGCAGCACGCGGCGGACGCTTTTTACACTAAGCGTTGCACCCGCAAGTTTGGATTTGGGTTGCCGCTTTTAAAGGCAGCTTGCGAGCGCTGTGAAGGGAAACTGGTGCTTGAGTCAAAGCCTTGGCAGGGGACCATTGTGACAACCACTTTTCGCTATAGCCATTGGGATCGAGCCCCCCTGGGAGATATAGCTACCACCATCTTTCTAGTTCTGGCGGGCCGGCCCGATGTTAAGTTGTACTATCGGCACT
It includes:
- the nuoE gene encoding NADH-quinone oxidoreductase subunit NuoE, with protein sequence MEANGCKCEEELFAKLDQVIDQYRGQPSGLIQVLHQAQELFGYLPYEVQERVAEGLGVPLSEVYGVTTFYTFFSLYPKGRHQLKVCKGTACYVRGANNVIDRLEKELGIKPGETTEDRRFSLEVVRCLGACGLGPVMMVDEDVHARLKPDKLPQILSRYE
- a CDS encoding ATP-binding protein → MRELSLHILDLVENSLEAGATQVEIEIREDLKQDLFCFRVRDNGRGMDEDTLQHAADAFYTKRCTRKFGFGLPLLKAACERCEGKLVLESKPWQGTIVTTTFRYSHWDRAPLGDIATTIFLVLAGRPDVKLYYRHWVDGKSFEFSSEEVKRRLGPVPLNHVAVLDWLKGYLAENIGHLYGGA